From a single Synechococcus sp. WH 8016 genomic region:
- a CDS encoding metallophosphoesterase, whose translation MNFASDPSIQRKISKMAARVCWNHPELSRQGIDQTRLVIDQGNDTVGIDDAFHFLVLGDSGTGRHRLHSPPRRIAERLLPHKSAAAFLLHTGDVVYLVGAMDQYRANFLRPYREWLHYGKDWKTISPEGLMFNQPFLPVLGNHDYYDLSLPVALIAGLTLPFRRHLQWFDDIDAGWRGSRQGEAYACVFLDVLNRIPPVKLSDHLKLHYNAVWDGHRCLRYRPGVNTRLPNRYYRFQHAGVDVFALDSNTLITPDQATNNQRNLRRDLRTLEERQSVVYRRLASSSLDENHRDDLFDELETLQEECFDLQRQIKQINQLKQSEWVDHEQLEWLKEGLIRSHRDRSVRGRILTMHHPAYVTEKTKCGQADTKAIRRQMRDVFDAVVLALGEDLGQARPVDLVLSGHAHCLEVIRSHDTGHADSHINWVICGGSGYGLRAQRREGAELTEQTVDGNSKVVATSELFIGRNWPAAGGRDSYSGLRVDIAEGRPLSIRLTPLVSCRDSNGWLDADPESIRLRM comes from the coding sequence TTGAACTTCGCCAGCGATCCCAGCATCCAGCGGAAGATCAGCAAGATGGCCGCTCGCGTGTGCTGGAACCATCCGGAGCTGAGTCGCCAGGGGATTGATCAGACCCGACTTGTGATCGACCAGGGGAATGACACCGTTGGGATCGACGATGCCTTTCACTTCTTGGTGCTAGGCGATAGTGGCACCGGTCGTCATCGCTTACACAGCCCTCCAAGGCGGATTGCTGAACGACTGCTTCCCCATAAATCGGCTGCAGCCTTTCTTCTGCACACCGGCGATGTGGTGTACCTGGTAGGCGCTATGGACCAGTACCGCGCCAACTTTCTAAGGCCTTACCGGGAATGGCTTCATTACGGCAAGGATTGGAAAACCATCAGCCCAGAAGGCTTGATGTTTAATCAGCCATTTCTGCCAGTTCTTGGCAATCACGATTACTACGATCTCTCGCTGCCTGTTGCCTTGATTGCGGGCCTCACCCTTCCCTTTCGTCGCCATTTGCAATGGTTCGATGATATCGATGCGGGATGGCGTGGCTCTCGGCAAGGCGAGGCCTATGCCTGCGTTTTTTTGGATGTTCTCAATCGAATACCGCCTGTCAAACTTTCAGACCATCTCAAGTTGCATTACAACGCCGTCTGGGATGGACATCGATGTTTGCGGTACAGGCCAGGAGTAAACACGCGCCTGCCGAATCGCTATTACCGCTTTCAACATGCCGGTGTCGATGTGTTTGCGCTCGATTCGAACACCCTGATCACGCCCGACCAAGCCACGAACAACCAGCGCAACTTGCGCAGAGATTTGCGGACGCTTGAAGAACGTCAAAGCGTTGTTTACAGGAGATTGGCGAGTAGCAGCCTGGATGAAAACCACCGGGATGACCTGTTTGATGAGTTGGAGACGCTCCAGGAGGAATGCTTCGATCTTCAGCGTCAAATCAAACAAATCAATCAGCTCAAACAAAGCGAATGGGTTGATCATGAGCAACTGGAATGGCTCAAGGAGGGCTTGATCAGATCCCATCGAGATCGATCGGTGAGGGGCAGGATTTTGACGATGCATCACCCTGCCTATGTCACCGAGAAAACAAAATGTGGTCAGGCCGATACCAAGGCAATTCGCCGACAAATGCGCGATGTTTTTGATGCCGTTGTGTTGGCCCTTGGGGAGGATCTGGGACAGGCTCGCCCAGTGGATCTTGTGCTCAGCGGCCACGCCCATTGCTTGGAGGTGATTCGCAGCCATGACACTGGACATGCAGACAGCCACATCAACTGGGTGATTTGTGGCGGTAGTGGCTACGGATTGCGAGCTCAGCGGCGGGAAGGTGCGGAGCTGACGGAACAAACCGTTGATGGCAACAGCAAGGTGGTGGCAACCAGCGAGCTGTTTATCGGGCGGAACTGGCCAGCCGCAGGTGGACGCGATAGCTATAGCGGGCTGCGGGTCGACATTGCCGAGGGGCGCCCCCTCAGCATCCGCTTAACACCTTTGGTTTCTTGCCGAGACAGCAACGGTTGGCTGGACGCAGACCCTGAGTCCATCAGGCTGCGGATGTGA
- a CDS encoding phosphatase PAP2 family protein yields the protein MHRFEITLLMLALLGGGLSLGQPVKAAEPAPHCESNVGSPPVVKEFKRGLLEGYLAAEERPDSLKLLDPPPTPGSAAFALDQEVAKASFPGQGSARWELAARDADLYFPAAAAAFSCSLGIQISEEETPRLYTLLRRTLTDAGLATYKAKEHFKRRRPFLINGQPICTPDEQEDLTTDWSYPSGHTSVGWAWALILSEIAPNQQDQILQRGREFGKSRNVCNVHWYSDVQAGLLMGAATVAQLQANPVFRADLRAAAAEVKAQQTLNPSANGVDCALDQKALRP from the coding sequence ATGCACCGGTTTGAAATCACACTGTTGATGTTGGCTTTGCTTGGCGGGGGCTTGTCCTTAGGCCAACCCGTCAAAGCTGCGGAACCAGCACCCCACTGTGAATCCAACGTTGGATCCCCTCCTGTAGTGAAGGAATTTAAACGTGGTCTTTTGGAGGGATATCTGGCAGCAGAGGAGCGTCCCGATTCCCTGAAACTGCTCGATCCGCCCCCCACACCAGGATCAGCTGCGTTTGCTCTGGACCAAGAGGTTGCCAAGGCGAGTTTTCCTGGTCAGGGAAGTGCGCGATGGGAACTAGCGGCCCGTGATGCCGACCTCTACTTCCCAGCAGCAGCTGCAGCTTTTTCATGCTCCCTCGGGATTCAGATCTCTGAGGAGGAGACCCCTCGGCTCTACACACTTCTGCGACGCACACTGACTGATGCGGGGCTTGCGACCTACAAAGCCAAGGAGCATTTCAAGCGGCGCAGACCTTTTTTGATCAATGGGCAGCCGATCTGCACACCTGATGAACAGGAGGATCTCACCACCGACTGGTCGTATCCATCCGGCCATACCTCCGTGGGCTGGGCCTGGGCTCTAATCCTCAGTGAAATTGCGCCGAACCAACAGGATCAAATCCTCCAGAGGGGAAGGGAATTCGGTAAAAGCCGAAATGTTTGCAATGTGCACTGGTACAGCGACGTCCAGGCGGGTCTTTTAATGGGTGCTGCAACGGTGGCCCAACTGCAGGCCAATCCCGTCTTTCGTGCTGATTTGCGAGCAGCAGCAGCAGAAGTTAAGGCGCAACAAACGTTGAATCCAAGCGCCAATGGCGTTGACTGCGCGCTCGACCAGAAGGCTTTGCGTCCCTGA
- a CDS encoding outer membrane protein, producing the protein MTRLLPLALLAPLSTLCMDAVTRPIQAADIGDNSETQIETELATSASVDISETEEMEPLVLSQANDEETQIDQEQDEEDSWRVYLDLYAFLVPTTYSSTTINGNKNDAELPLSDVIDTLDEALTFKAQVEYGRLGFMAGVYHGSLSSSGSKSFFKETNNPLRNQLGLPSALRQRTIRVKGDLDVDVDANQTIVDLAFRYRAGAIQKPRMEKGSSSFIGLLGARVIDANINTSWSARSNSTVSVDGQRLSRENTRELERASSESFGNTWVQPLIGAFGTYAISEDWQAFAYLDAGGFGLSGEQDLSGTAQAGIAYALGNSAQISLSYKYFGLDYAGGGGNAYSVDQSGVNLGLRWFFD; encoded by the coding sequence GTGACACGCCTTCTCCCTCTAGCTCTCCTCGCACCACTTAGCACGTTGTGCATGGATGCAGTGACAAGACCAATCCAAGCAGCAGACATTGGTGATAACAGTGAAACTCAGATTGAGACTGAGTTGGCAACCAGCGCCAGTGTTGATATCAGCGAAACCGAAGAAATGGAACCCCTCGTGCTCAGTCAGGCGAATGATGAAGAGACTCAAATCGACCAAGAACAAGACGAGGAAGACAGTTGGCGGGTTTATCTGGATCTTTATGCATTTTTGGTGCCAACGACTTACAGCTCAACCACCATCAACGGCAACAAAAACGACGCGGAGCTTCCCCTGTCGGATGTGATCGATACCCTCGACGAGGCGCTCACCTTTAAAGCCCAGGTTGAATACGGTCGATTGGGATTCATGGCCGGGGTCTATCACGGGAGCCTGTCCAGCAGCGGATCCAAATCCTTCTTCAAAGAGACGAACAACCCCCTTCGCAATCAGCTGGGGCTTCCTTCCGCCCTGAGACAGCGAACGATTCGCGTTAAGGGAGATCTCGATGTTGACGTCGATGCCAATCAGACCATCGTGGACCTGGCCTTCCGCTATCGGGCAGGAGCCATTCAGAAGCCACGGATGGAAAAAGGAAGCAGCAGCTTCATTGGCCTACTTGGAGCCCGAGTGATCGATGCCAACATCAACACCAGTTGGTCCGCTCGCAGCAATTCCACCGTCTCAGTGGATGGACAACGCTTGAGTCGTGAAAACACGCGCGAATTAGAGAGAGCCTCTAGCGAAAGCTTTGGCAACACCTGGGTGCAACCGCTGATCGGCGCCTTCGGCACGTATGCCATCAGCGAAGACTGGCAGGCCTTTGCCTACCTGGATGCCGGCGGGTTCGGTTTGAGCGGAGAGCAGGATCTGAGCGGAACGGCCCAGGCAGGCATTGCCTACGCCCTGGGAAATTCAGCCCAGATCTCCCTCTCCTATAAGTATTTCGGGCTTGATTACGCCGGAGGCGGTGGCAACGCCTACAGCGTGGATCAAAGCGGCGTGAACTTAGGTCTGCGCTGGTTCTTCGACTGA
- a CDS encoding formylglycine-generating enzyme family protein — protein MSDTFDRMVVIPSGDFILGSDSFYPEESPVRSVQIKSFRIDACPVTNAEFARFVSETGYVTVSEKPPDPVLYPNLPPDQQNPESAVFIPPPPTVDRNQPMSWWALIEGADWRHPQGPDSTIADRMDHPVVHLAYEDSLAYAQWMGKRLPTADEWEVAARGGLVQQHYAWGEEMTPGGQWLANVWQGPFPWKNEQADGWFWTSPVGSFPANGYGLVDMCGNVWEWTSTLFPVPKGEQERRIIKGGSFLCAENYCHRFRPAALMGQTIDTATCHMGFRCAADSG, from the coding sequence ATGAGTGATACGTTCGATCGGATGGTCGTCATTCCATCGGGTGATTTCATCCTTGGTTCGGATTCTTTTTATCCGGAAGAATCGCCCGTCCGTTCCGTTCAAATCAAGTCTTTCAGGATCGACGCTTGCCCCGTCACCAATGCCGAGTTTGCCCGTTTTGTCTCTGAGACTGGGTACGTCACGGTGTCTGAAAAGCCGCCCGATCCTGTCTTGTATCCGAACCTGCCGCCGGATCAGCAGAATCCGGAATCAGCGGTGTTCATTCCGCCGCCTCCAACGGTGGATCGCAATCAACCGATGTCTTGGTGGGCCTTGATCGAAGGAGCCGATTGGAGGCATCCCCAGGGGCCTGATTCCACTATCGCCGACCGGATGGATCACCCTGTTGTTCATCTTGCCTACGAAGATTCGCTTGCCTACGCCCAATGGATGGGGAAACGTCTACCGACTGCGGATGAATGGGAGGTTGCTGCCAGAGGTGGCTTGGTTCAACAGCACTATGCATGGGGTGAGGAGATGACTCCAGGGGGTCAGTGGCTTGCCAATGTCTGGCAAGGACCTTTCCCGTGGAAGAACGAACAGGCTGACGGATGGTTTTGGACGTCTCCTGTGGGATCGTTTCCAGCAAACGGCTACGGCCTTGTTGATATGTGCGGCAATGTTTGGGAGTGGACCTCCACATTGTTCCCTGTCCCCAAAGGAGAGCAGGAGCGTCGGATCATCAAGGGGGGATCCTTCCTTTGTGCTGAGAACTACTGCCATCGCTTCAGGCCAGCGGCTTTGATGGGACAGACGATTGATACGGCAACTTGCCATATGGGATTCCGTTGTGCCGCTGATTCAGGCTGA
- a CDS encoding bile acid:sodium symporter family protein, translating to MSLLISLALFFIMVSLGLNLPSIQFGLLRRRPGFLIRVLLATCVGIPLSALLVLASPLGDGLSTAVKTAIMLMAICPSAPMIALKSRQLADNPELATRLQCWSACAAIVSVPLWVNQLPTEAGETIWSVSNQDIAFQIFTVQLIPLLLGVSLRRWWSEWAEHWNSLVQKIATALLLILLSLILIVALPKVTPMLIGNLRGALVMLILTWIGLALGLAVAGKNSVERSTIPLVLSMRNPGLALLIIQQIAPQALDLKAAVVGYVVITAVGSAPFMKWRKSLIAGITN from the coding sequence ATGTCATTGCTGATATCGCTAGCTCTCTTTTTCATCATGGTGTCCCTGGGCCTCAATCTGCCCAGCATCCAATTCGGACTTCTAAGACGACGGCCGGGATTTCTCATTCGCGTGTTGCTTGCCACCTGCGTTGGCATTCCCCTATCTGCTCTTTTAGTGCTGGCATCACCACTGGGTGATGGACTTTCAACCGCCGTCAAAACAGCGATCATGCTGATGGCGATCTGTCCAAGCGCTCCGATGATCGCCTTGAAGAGCCGACAACTCGCTGATAACCCTGAATTAGCAACACGGCTGCAATGTTGGTCGGCATGTGCAGCGATCGTCAGCGTGCCGCTGTGGGTCAATCAACTGCCAACAGAAGCAGGAGAAACAATCTGGAGTGTTTCCAATCAAGATATTGCCTTCCAAATCTTTACCGTGCAGTTGATTCCACTCCTGCTGGGTGTATCACTACGACGATGGTGGAGTGAATGGGCCGAACACTGGAATTCGCTCGTTCAAAAAATAGCTACAGCTCTGCTATTGATTCTATTGAGTTTGATCCTGATTGTGGCTCTACCAAAGGTAACTCCAATGCTTATTGGCAATCTCAGAGGCGCTTTGGTCATGCTCATACTGACTTGGATCGGACTGGCTTTAGGCCTTGCTGTAGCGGGTAAAAATAGCGTCGAGCGCAGCACTATTCCGCTAGTGCTTTCCATGCGTAATCCAGGCTTAGCGCTATTAATCATTCAACAGATCGCTCCTCAAGCACTTGATCTCAAAGCCGCAGTTGTGGGATACGTGGTTATCACAGCTGTAGGGTCAGCACCCTTCATGAAATGGCGAAAAAGCCTCATTGCAGGCATCACAAATTGA
- a CDS encoding arylsulfatase yields MSVRSRFTRLSQQVALGGGVLILSTASLSQAAPNQNSRAVFNRTKLPIAEPKPEKVTKVLPSEVPLPPQWEVTAPADAPNVVIILLDDVGYAAPSAFGGAVNMPTAEKLANNGLRYNKFHTTALCAPTRAALKSGRNHHKVNTGSIPEIATGYAGNSTVVPDYAVPVAEILRLNGYNTAAFGKWHETPGRETTAAGPQTRWPTRQGFEKFYGFVGAEDNMWEPTIHDGVTVVDAPKKDRYHFTEDMTDQAIGWVRQQKSIKPDKPFFVYYSSAGAHSPHHVGPEWIAKYKGKFDEGWDVLRERNLKNQIKAGIVPEGTQMAKAPDSIPKWDSLTPQQQRIYARQAEVFAAFTEHSDHEAGRLIQAIDDLGELDNTLVIYITGDNGASVEGDRSGHWNWNHYLNGVPETPDEQEAKLDEWGGPTTYPMYHMGWAIAFNSPFALSKQVAGDFGGTRNGTVIHWPKRIKSGGGVRTQFSHVNDVAPTILEAANLPMPTMINGIPQIPMQGTSLLYTFDNPGAKERHNTQYFEIIGNRGIYHNGWMARTTIMYPWMAPKRMNTVAADDGWQLYDTTVDFSLSNDLAAQYPDRLEALKAKFMEEAIENQVLPLDDRLLERLVPSVAGRPTLLGDRTSMDLYPYAWNMVEDSILNVKNVSNSVTAFVDVKGGDEDGVIFSQGGRFGGWSLYVENNKPAYTYNYMGQLFTFKSNKALPMGKSVVRFELDYDGGGTGKGADVRMILNDVVVAEGRLNKTIASRFSIDEGADVGLDRGSAVTVKTIGPRRYSAYGGQIDKVTLEIYPKPSDAKI; encoded by the coding sequence ATGTCTGTTCGATCCCGTTTCACACGACTCTCCCAACAGGTTGCTTTGGGTGGTGGCGTTTTGATTCTTTCAACAGCATCGTTGAGCCAAGCCGCACCCAATCAAAACTCCAGGGCAGTTTTTAATCGAACCAAGCTCCCGATTGCCGAGCCAAAGCCTGAAAAGGTCACCAAGGTTCTCCCTTCAGAGGTGCCATTGCCTCCCCAGTGGGAGGTGACGGCACCAGCCGATGCCCCCAATGTGGTGATCATTCTTCTCGATGATGTGGGCTATGCAGCACCCTCCGCCTTTGGCGGTGCGGTGAACATGCCGACGGCGGAAAAGCTGGCCAATAACGGCCTTCGCTACAACAAATTCCACACCACAGCCCTGTGTGCACCGACTCGGGCGGCTTTGAAATCCGGACGTAATCACCACAAGGTCAATACGGGATCGATCCCAGAGATCGCCACTGGTTATGCGGGGAATTCCACCGTGGTGCCGGACTATGCCGTGCCAGTTGCAGAAATTCTGAGGCTCAATGGTTACAACACAGCGGCCTTCGGTAAGTGGCATGAAACACCAGGCCGTGAGACCACGGCAGCCGGCCCTCAGACCCGTTGGCCAACGCGCCAGGGCTTTGAGAAGTTCTACGGCTTTGTTGGAGCGGAAGACAATATGTGGGAACCCACCATTCACGATGGTGTCACCGTTGTGGATGCTCCGAAGAAAGATCGGTATCACTTCACAGAAGACATGACCGATCAGGCGATCGGCTGGGTTCGCCAACAGAAATCAATCAAGCCAGATAAGCCATTTTTTGTTTATTACTCTTCAGCGGGTGCGCACTCCCCGCATCATGTGGGTCCGGAGTGGATTGCCAAATACAAAGGCAAGTTTGATGAGGGCTGGGATGTTCTTCGAGAGCGCAATCTCAAGAATCAAATCAAGGCAGGGATTGTTCCCGAAGGCACGCAGATGGCCAAGGCGCCAGACAGTATTCCCAAATGGGATAGTCTCACGCCTCAGCAGCAGCGAATCTATGCCCGTCAAGCAGAAGTTTTTGCTGCCTTTACTGAGCACTCCGATCACGAAGCCGGGCGTTTAATCCAGGCGATCGACGATCTTGGCGAGCTAGACAACACGTTGGTGATTTACATCACTGGTGACAATGGCGCCAGTGTTGAAGGCGATAGGAGTGGACATTGGAATTGGAACCACTACCTCAATGGTGTGCCAGAAACGCCTGACGAACAGGAAGCCAAGCTTGATGAGTGGGGCGGACCGACGACCTATCCCATGTATCACATGGGCTGGGCGATCGCCTTTAATTCACCCTTTGCTCTCTCCAAACAGGTTGCTGGTGATTTCGGAGGAACACGCAACGGCACGGTGATTCATTGGCCGAAACGCATCAAATCAGGTGGGGGTGTACGGACTCAGTTCTCGCATGTGAATGATGTGGCCCCCACGATTCTTGAAGCGGCCAATCTGCCAATGCCAACCATGATCAATGGCATCCCACAGATCCCAATGCAAGGAACCAGCCTGCTCTATACATTCGATAATCCAGGTGCTAAAGAAAGGCACAACACGCAGTATTTCGAGATTATTGGTAATCGCGGCATCTATCACAATGGTTGGATGGCACGGACCACCATCATGTATCCCTGGATGGCGCCGAAGAGAATGAACACGGTTGCGGCAGATGATGGTTGGCAGCTGTATGACACCACAGTTGATTTCAGCCTTTCGAATGATCTGGCTGCGCAATATCCTGATCGTCTTGAGGCCCTTAAGGCGAAGTTCATGGAGGAGGCGATTGAGAATCAGGTGTTGCCACTGGATGATCGTCTTCTCGAGCGTCTTGTGCCTTCTGTTGCAGGGCGTCCAACACTTTTAGGTGATCGAACCTCCATGGATTTGTATCCCTATGCCTGGAATATGGTTGAAGACTCGATCCTCAATGTGAAGAACGTGTCGAACAGTGTGACGGCATTTGTTGATGTGAAAGGGGGCGATGAAGATGGCGTGATTTTTTCGCAGGGTGGTCGATTTGGTGGTTGGTCGTTGTACGTTGAAAACAACAAGCCTGCTTACACGTACAACTATATGGGCCAGCTCTTCACTTTTAAGAGTAATAAAGCTCTGCCTATGGGGAAATCAGTTGTTCGTTTCGAGCTCGACTATGACGGAGGCGGCACAGGAAAAGGAGCAGATGTTCGGATGATCCTCAACGATGTTGTTGTGGCTGAAGGTCGTTTAAACAAGACGATTGCATCCCGCTTCTCGATTGATGAGGGCGCAGATGTTGGCCTCGACCGCGGATCTGCGGTAACGGTTAAAACGATCGGACCTCGTCGCTATAGCGCTTACGGCGGCCAGATCGATAAGGTTACGCTTGAGATTTATCCCAAGCCAAGTGATGCGAAAATCTGA
- a CDS encoding helix-turn-helix transcriptional regulator — protein sequence MPTRLISHASLGSSAQPSTGSKNIHSQITAFRSASELKQLFQQIGKAFDAVQVSRGALNGQFTQTNLGSMCLLEIRTNQRLLLNGDRGLDCMSFCFEATGLADEHLMFNKPIAPYSLNGFRQGQKESHFQLTANTTTYLVILSVSRFNAFIAHCGAEELIEHLEANNALQTTPAMHEKFRKKLQTLLVTPVVTMQQQREITNHLYRSFLHVLRDKSNVNYLSYAPSARQELVREFVDFAFKNSRNNCNLDQISESLFASRRTLIQGTKESLGMGPMEMMKRVRLEQVNWILRSTEARAAENFTTITQVAQHYGFQSRGHFAKAYQHLFEESPSETWLKSTTG from the coding sequence TTGCCTACCAGACTCATCAGCCATGCCAGCCTTGGAAGCTCCGCACAGCCGTCGACTGGTTCCAAGAACATTCATAGCCAAATAACTGCATTTCGCTCTGCCAGCGAACTGAAGCAGCTGTTTCAACAGATAGGCAAAGCATTTGATGCCGTTCAAGTTAGCCGTGGGGCCCTAAACGGGCAGTTCACGCAGACCAATTTAGGCAGCATGTGCCTGCTCGAAATCCGCACCAATCAGAGGTTACTTCTGAATGGAGATAGAGGATTGGACTGCATGAGTTTTTGTTTTGAAGCCACTGGGCTGGCCGATGAACACCTAATGTTCAATAAGCCCATTGCGCCCTACTCCCTCAACGGATTTCGCCAGGGACAAAAGGAATCCCATTTCCAGCTCACAGCCAATACAACCACTTATCTGGTAATACTGTCTGTCAGTCGATTCAATGCATTCATCGCCCATTGCGGAGCAGAAGAGCTCATCGAACACCTTGAAGCCAACAATGCATTGCAAACAACGCCTGCAATGCATGAAAAATTTCGCAAAAAACTTCAAACTCTTCTTGTCACTCCAGTCGTTACAATGCAGCAGCAAAGAGAGATAACGAATCATTTATATCGGTCATTCTTGCATGTTCTTCGAGACAAGTCCAATGTGAATTACCTAAGCTATGCTCCATCTGCCCGGCAGGAACTTGTCAGGGAATTTGTAGATTTTGCCTTTAAGAATTCACGAAACAACTGCAACCTTGATCAAATCAGTGAATCACTATTTGCATCAAGGCGAACTCTGATCCAGGGCACCAAGGAATCCTTGGGGATGGGTCCGATGGAAATGATGAAACGGGTACGGCTCGAACAAGTGAATTGGATCCTGCGATCAACCGAAGCACGTGCGGCCGAAAACTTCACAACCATCACCCAAGTGGCTCAACACTATGGCTTTCAAAGTCGAGGTCATTTTGCCAAGGCCTACCAACACCTGTTTGAAGAAAGCCCAAGTGAGACCTGGCTGAAGTCAACAACTGGCTGA
- a CDS encoding diacylglycerol kinase family protein, with translation MPSTLVLNADLDVCPALGTWIINNTQLLSGFSLLIAEDVLQELTSRHPLKDLSITETRAIRQGGDIAMAATILNGEISGLIHFPSPPERQARDVLSEPLVRAALLQDLPIALNPATASALMQGVKRSRRGYLIFNPVSGQGDPESELAEIRAHLEPQFMLQVWMTRPDKDPSEQAKDLIKEINAFNAEGEGDSIIIASGGDGTVGAVASALQNSNIPLGIIPRGTANAFSVALGIPTGLKAACTNLLLGNLRRVDVALCNNRPMILLAGLGFEAGMVDKASRELKNILGPMAYIFSGARQLVDQQPFHATMEIDGKEYRLDASAITMANAAPATSLMAQGFGEVIPDDGLLEVIVASPKDRISGLSVLSSLAWSAIMSSSANHNNNIACFRTKELQIELDDVQKLVIDGEVLDAKTITLSVNPGALQVVAPIPLKS, from the coding sequence ATGCCCTCAACTCTCGTTCTGAACGCTGATCTCGATGTCTGCCCGGCTTTGGGGACTTGGATCATCAACAACACCCAACTGCTGTCCGGGTTTTCCCTTCTGATCGCAGAAGACGTGTTGCAGGAGCTCACCAGTCGACATCCCTTAAAGGACCTTTCGATTACTGAGACTCGGGCGATTCGCCAGGGCGGCGACATCGCGATGGCCGCCACGATCCTCAATGGTGAGATCAGTGGTCTCATCCACTTCCCCTCTCCACCTGAACGTCAAGCCAGGGATGTGCTGTCTGAGCCGTTGGTGCGTGCAGCCCTGCTTCAGGATCTGCCTATCGCCCTGAATCCAGCCACGGCATCGGCACTGATGCAAGGCGTGAAGAGGAGTCGCAGGGGATATCTGATTTTTAATCCAGTCTCCGGCCAAGGCGATCCTGAAAGCGAACTGGCAGAAATCCGCGCCCATCTCGAACCGCAGTTCATGCTGCAGGTCTGGATGACGCGACCGGATAAGGATCCCTCGGAACAAGCCAAGGACTTGATCAAGGAGATCAATGCCTTCAATGCCGAAGGGGAAGGAGATTCGATCATCATTGCCTCGGGCGGTGATGGAACGGTTGGTGCCGTGGCTAGCGCGCTTCAAAACAGCAATATTCCCCTTGGCATCATTCCCCGTGGCACCGCCAATGCCTTCTCGGTGGCGCTAGGAATTCCTACAGGATTGAAGGCCGCCTGCACCAATTTGCTCCTCGGCAATCTTCGTCGAGTTGATGTCGCCTTGTGCAATAACCGACCGATGATCTTGTTGGCTGGCCTCGGTTTTGAAGCGGGAATGGTGGATAAAGCGAGCCGTGAATTGAAGAACATCCTCGGACCGATGGCCTACATCTTTTCAGGTGCTCGGCAACTGGTGGATCAGCAACCTTTCCACGCCACGATGGAAATTGACGGAAAGGAATACCGGCTCGATGCCAGCGCGATCACGATGGCTAACGCTGCTCCGGCCACCTCCCTGATGGCTCAGGGTTTCGGTGAGGTGATTCCGGATGATGGATTGCTCGAGGTGATCGTTGCTTCTCCGAAGGACCGCATCAGTGGCCTTTCTGTGCTCTCAAGTCTTGCCTGGTCAGCGATCATGAGCAGCAGCGCTAATCACAACAACAACATCGCTTGTTTTCGAACCAAGGAATTACAGATTGAGTTGGATGATGTGCAGAAACTTGTGATCGATGGTGAAGTTCTTGATGCGAAAACCATCACGCTGAGCGTGAACCCAGGAGCCTTGCAGGTGGTTGCCCCAATCCCCCTGAAATCTTGA